The Aedes albopictus strain Foshan chromosome 1, AalbF5, whole genome shotgun sequence genomic interval gtcgtccatacattgtttcttgattgcatgcttctgagctgagataatagcaagtgagtgtaactctttgcaagtgagtgttcccatccctgacttAAGAACTATGGTGACTGGCGTGGACTACACCAATGAAAAGCCCTCAAGTAATCCGTGCGTTCCGTGTATTGAAGGCAAACATTAACGTATATCGTTCAAATCGAAAAAGAGGAGTGCGACAAAAGATTCCGATCTCTGCGGCCCTATGGAGATGATATCGATTGGAGAAAGCAGATACTTCATTACTGAAGTCGTAGAAAAAAGTTCTGGCTGCTCTTCAAGATTTCAGAGCTTTCGTTGAGACACAAACCGGTAAGAAACTAAAACGGTTAAGAACCGACAATGGTAAGGAGTATATGGCAAGGAATGTCGAGCGCTACTTCCAAGAAAGTGGTATTGCCCACAAGACAACGGTAGCCTACAATCCAGAACAAAATGGTGTAGCAGAAAGGATGAACCGATCGATGATGTAGCGAGCTAGAGGTTTGTTGTTCGACGCTGGATTGATCAAACGTTTTTTGGCAGAAGCTGTCAGTGCCGCAGTTTACCTTATAACATCTAAAGATAATTAGGTTAATATTATTTAAGGatattgcaaacacacttcctgcttcAAAGAGTATCTTAGATACTGACACTTACTTCTTTCATTTTGATGTAGGTAGTAATAACACAGAATAATCAGAACATCACCAAAACCAACTGAGGTAGCGCCGTAGCGCTACCGTCACTTAGTCGGTGCCATCACCATGGAAACATCTTTACAGCACAGTCAGGCTTACTCCTCGTCTCTTCTCCGTCGTGCACGCAATCCGTCATCATTAGAACAAACATCGCTTCATCACTCAAAGTTATTTCATTCTGGAACCACATAATGACAAAACGCGGTATGTATCGACAACGAATGTCGACGCTCTCGATACTTACTTCGGCACTAGGCACCATTGATTGGCGTGACACCTCTGGATGGCGTAGCGCTATCAGCCGCCACTTCAGCAACGCGGAACTGAGTTTGGACACAATCCTTCGTAATTCATCTCAAAAACAATAAGCCACATTCCATCAGAATTAACACAGAACAAACACTCCTTCACTCGTGGAGTAGAAgaaccatccggatggcgtagcaccagtcAAACCGTCAGCGGAATCGCGAAAAAAATGTGACAAGCAGCTCAAAACACGACTGCACAATGCAACGCCTACTGATGTGATTCGTTCAGAGTTAGCAGCATCCCACGTGTGTCATAAGAATAACGTGCGCCGGTCGGTAGGATGCTGTGATGGCGAGGAAGCTGGTCGTAACCTGCCAAAAATGCACGTGAATCGTAAAGTGTCTAGCTTCTATATTCATACTGCCGAAATGTGCAAGTCCGTTTCTGTTTCGTTGTGTTTTCGCTATCCCTTTCTAACATCATCAATCAGTTCTGTTTACATTTTGTTTCGAATGACCTCGATAAACAGCTGTAAGCTGCATCTTGCTGCATAGCAGGATTGCGTCTGGTTTGTGTTTTTTTAAGACTCAAAAACTAAGTGTTCCGAGCAGGTAATAGGTATCAATTTACGGTGAAACTACAAGTAGCAATGCCATGTGTGGTCCCCACCTGTGGAACGTCCGAGGGAAGCTTCATGCTGTTCCCGAGGGATGGAACCCTTTCGGAGCGCTGGTTCGAGGCGATTCAGATCGGTTGCGGCATCCTGATGGAGCTGGACGAGGACCGAGATCTGAGCCAGACGGAGATATGCCTGTGGCACTTTGGCACGGATGAAGCGTCACTGGACGACGAGGAGGATGATCATCGGTACCGGGAGCCGAAGCTGTTCGCCAATGGGTATGTAATAAATAGGCTACATAGGCTTCTGCCACCGTTTGACCAACTGGTAAGGTAAGACCTCTGGAATGGTACTTCTAAATGTCGAGAAGGCATACGATTCAGTATGGCAGGAATTAAACCTGCACAAGATGCTACTAGGAAACTTTCCAATGTATATTCTGAAGATTATACGGTCCTGTTCGTTTTTCTATGGACACAGCATTTGCCAGACCATCACGAAATACGTTACGGTGTTCCGTAAGTATCATAAAacataagaccgttcgcaatgctgttttattttgtatggcgagttttaaaatttttaaaactcgccatacaaaataaaacagcattgcgaacggcctaatgaTGGTGTATAATCTGCAATGGCAACTAACATTCCAGGTTTTATGAAGGTAACACCGTAACACTCAAATTCATCAACGCCTTAATTTTCAGCACTGGAGAAAAGGTGGAAATCACCAGTTGCCGCCTATGTCTGCATTTCTTCCCGCGTTCCTACGTACTTTCGGCCGATGGGAATCTCGCCGGAAGTGATCTCAAGTCGACCATCTACGAGACGTTGACCATCGCCATCGGGGAAGGCGATTTCCTGCAGCACGTTTGCATCGAATGCCTAGCCCGACTGGAGCTACTGGTCTCAATTCAGCGGGAATTTTCCCAGTCGGAAGTGGAATTTCAAGAGTTGCTTAAATCCGCACGGGAATGCTCGTTCGATGTGCACAGTATGGTCAAGCTGGAGCATCCCTCGGTGGATGCTCTCATAGAGGAAGAACGAGCCGAATCGACACCGGAGCCGGAGTACGACGTTGTGGAGGAAATCATCGACGATGGGCAGACGGCCGAGAAAGCTACCGTTCGGGTTACTATTACGGAACGGAAGAAAACGGGGCCGGCTGTGGTCAAGTAAGTTGATAAGGAATGTTCTATTGGTAATAAGGCGAGCaaaacttttggaatttcctGATCTTGTTGATTGTAAGCATTCAACTTCACAAACCTGGTTGAAATTTTTATGTTCTAAGGCATACTACATATCAAGTTAGAAAGCGTTCAGACTTGAAACACCTTCCGATTCCGATAGATTTCAGGATGGTAAAAATAGCGAATATTCAAAAGATGTACGGTCAAATAATAATATAGAATACAAAGAATTATTCGGAAAAAGCTCACCAATTTCCATTTTGTTGGTCGCTGGACGCTTCGATTTCTTTCTATCTTAGCGCCAAACACTGTTCTAGTTATAATAGTTTATTTATCTGCTAATTGCGCGTTAGTATTTCTTCATTTTTGACTCACTGTTTCCTTCCCGCGTTGAACAACGCACTCCCGGCAAGAAATATTCGAAAACTAGCCGATCTTACTTTTAACAGAGTGAAAACTTGAGACACCTGTACTCTAACATCCCGCCTCAATTGATCAATCACAGCATCGTCCGAAGTTTTCCAAATCGTGGAGCAGCAAGGCTTTTCATCATCAAGGCCGCTATTTGAACCTCGGTTGGCTGGTACTGAAGTCTGATCTGCTTCTGCTGAATCAGATCTCGCAGGAAAAAGTACTGTACATATATCAATGTGCTTCATTCTTTCATGCTTTCTTGGTTCTTCACAGATGGCAATGTACGGCTGATTGTCTTCATATACAGTCACCGGTAAGGCAACTGGCACGTCGAGCATCTTCAAGAGGTTCACCACCCACATCGCTTCGCAGCTAGCATGACAAAGAGCCATGAACTCCGCTTCAGTGGTCGACAATGTACACGGATCGCCGGTCATTTGGATTGTTGCCCCAGTCCGCATCGGCAAACACGGACTACGGCGAGTGTTTCCGAATCCGTCGACCGCCGGAAAGCCAAGTGATAATCGACGGTAGCTCGCAGGTACATCAGTATTCTCTTCAGGTGTATCCAACCCAAGAAACAtaactagctgaatagcagtttcttaagctgaagtttgcttaagagtctaCATTTATACAGCGAAAATGGTTGTTCGTCCGTCGCGCAACACTGGAAACTCGCGAAGTAACTTACCGCTGCGCAGATGTCCGGCCTCGACTTTACCATCAGGTACAGCAAGCAACCGATCAGCTCCTTGTACGGCTTCTTCGTGACCCGTTTCGGATCTTCACACTTGAGTAGCTTCAGATGAGGATCCATCGGTATAGCAGAAGGTCGACAATCTGCCATCCCGAACCGCTGCAGAATCTTCATCAGGTACTGCTTCTGATCAACCGTCATAACGCCCTTCGTTTCCGGTTGATGTTCAGTCCAAGGAAACATCTCACGTCCTCCAGAACCGGCAACAAACGACACAGTTTTCGCAGCAGCGCCAGCGCCGGCTTTCGCAGGCTGCTTCCTCTCGTGGTTTCAGACTTGCTCTTGGCGCAGTCCAGATTCCGGGCATCCGGCCCGTTTGTGGCCAAATTTTCCGCAGCCAAAGCACTTCAATCTACACTTTCCACCGGACTTATCAGCAAACACGACGTCCTCCGGTTCTTTATTCGATGAATTTCTTCCCTTGCGCTTCGATTTGACGTCCAAGTGCTTCCCCTTCACGAATTCCAGGGTCAATTTCTCCAAAACCGCCTCCATGGCCGTGTTCACTGACTCATACGACGACTGCATGGTCAGCATCAGATAGCACACGATGTCGTCCTcgtccattttcgcaccggttgaCTTCAGTTCTCGAACCAACTGGTCGAAACGTAGAAAGTGGGACTCCAAACTTGAACGCTCGTCGTGCTTCATTTCCAGCAGCTTCCGTTACAGCATGAACCGGTTTGTCAAGCTCTTCCGCTCGAAAACTTTATGTAGTCCGTCCCAGGTTTCCTTCGAACTCCTCTTGtctttaaggccgcacgggacgacgtgtagtttttcctatcttccctctctttctaacaatttgcctcgcgattttgaagaagcaaatatcaatttccactgcactgacgtagctgaaactttagtcgattgtgcaccacaagtgagcaaatgaacgatcaaatttctagtcaataatatgaagtagaagttgagatttgcatcttactagcaacagagcaatggcggaggattcaaccaccgtcccgtccggccttaatgtATTCCAGGTGACTATCCGATACCGCACCGTTCAGGACCGAGCGGCACTTGTTGTCCTGCCTCTTCTGGCATGCTTTCTTCTTTTCCCAGAAAATTTCCTCTTCCGCTTCCACTTCGACACAGTGCGCGACATCCTGAACCGCCAGTTGTTGAAACCCGTTTCGTCGAAAGGCTTGATCTTCTCGAACTTCTCGTCGTCTCCCATCGTGGCGGATTTTTTTAATCGGCTTCCAGAATCTTCTCGGTTTGGGTTCACTGAGCCCACAACCTTTTAACAGAGTGAAAACTTGAGAAACCTTTACTGGTTGGTGGTTGACAAAGGAATGATCTAATTTATTTTCTCAAAGTCATCGAATAATCTAAGGTTGCTATGATCTATTGTACTCTAACACTTACACCCTTGTTTGCTTTTTGCATCGAATAACTCACTCCCGTTGAAAATTCTTTTGAATCTAGCTACTTTTCGTAAGGCAAACAAAATGGGCCTATTCTTGCCATATTCTGAGAGGGCTCTAAATATCTATTTAGAATTCCGTGTTTTGCTTGCTTTGATCCGTATTCACTTACTAAAAACTCTGAAATATTTCAATGCACGTGTTTTGTAATTTAAGGGTTCGAAAGAAACGGAAACAAGTGAACCTTAATCTGGTTACCATAATGAAAAAGAAATGTTACATTTGTTCAGTGATCTTTAAAGATGCCAACGAACTGTCGTTACATTTGACGGAGATGCATTCCGGTAAGGATGGCTATCACTGCGAGGAATGTTCGTTGGATTTCCCCCTGCTACCGGCTTACAACAGGCATCTTTCTCGCCATGATAAATCCGAAAGACCTCACAAGTGCAATTTCTGCCCTATTCGCTTCAAATCCACCATTCAATTGAAAGCTCATGAAAACAGGCTTCACGACACTAATCACGACGTGAATTACCTGCCGGAACAGCCCACGCGAATCGAATGTGAAACCTGTGGGAAAGTATTCAGTTACAAGCACAAACTGAAGATGCACATCCGGATGGTTCACATGGGCGGCAAACAACCCTCGTGCAACATTTGTCACAAAACTTTCACGGCCACCTCTAGCTTAGAAAGGCACATGCTTCTGCACACGAACGAAAAGCCACACGTCTGCCCAAACTGCGGAATTTCCTTCCGACGTGCGCTCCTACTTCGACACCACATGCAGATGGAGCACGAAGGCCGAAATCCTCACGTTTGCTCAGAATGTCAGGAACAGTTCAAAAACTACCACCAACTCTACATTCACAAGCAGGTTGTTCACCTGAAAAAGCCCTTCGGCGGAGGAACCAAACAGCGGAAGTACCACCTCGATTGCAAACTCTGCAAGTCATCTCACGCCAAAACGTCCGACCTGGaacgacacatcaaatcggaTCACCCCGGCGAGACCTATCCGTACCCGCAGTGCACGGATTGTCCGCGAACTTTCCTCTCCAAGACCCACCTGGACCACCACAAGGCCATCCACACCGATAAGTACGCCTGCCAGGAGTGCGGCAAGCGGAACACCTCCATCCAGACGCTTCAGACCCACATGGAGAACGCCCACTCCGACGTCCGGCGGTACGACTGCCCGGTCTGCATCAACAAGTCGTACAAAACGGCCGTCTCGCTGCGGCAGCACATGGCTACGCACTCCCACGGTAAGAAGCACGTGTGCGAGTACTGCCAGAAGGGCTTCGTGCGGAAGGATCACATGCTGATCCATCGGAGGTAGGTCCCTGAGAGTTGCCAAGTTCTCTTCTCAGTTTAAAATCTCGTTTCGTTTCAGAATCCACACCGGCGAGAAACCCTTCCAGTGTACGAACTGTCTGAAGCGGTTCAACGACGATGCGAGTTTCTGCAGGCACAGAAAACGCTGTCTGGAACCGATGGCCAAGGCGGACGAGGACAATGTGGATGATTTgctgaattttgatttttgattttagggTAGTGGCACACCGAAAAAAGTTTAAAACATTACAAAACTATTACGTTATGTTGTTTATTTAATTATGACTTTCCTTGAACTGGTCCAAAGTCGTGAAATACCAAGAGATTGCTAATTAGTTCTGTAAACTGGAATATGAAACAACTCTGGGACGTTTTAAGGGGCTTTAAGAGTGATTCAGAGGTACCTCAGGTGCCTTTAAAGCAAGTTGCATggaggtttcaggaacgttttaggGGCCTTTTAAAGGCGTTCTAAAGGAATTCAGAGACATTTTAGGTCAGGATCatatcagaggaatttcaagaaaacccATAAATCAAAGAGGTTTCAAATAGATACAATAGAGAGGTCGTATCAAAAAGTTTCAAGGTTATTgtgaaggagtctctgaaaatcctctgaacgcttccgttacgcctctgaaacctgccgaaaatgctctgatacTCTATGCCTCCAAAATCCGCCTGAAACCCCTTCGAACCCCAAGTAACGCACATGATaatctccaaaacccccgaaaacgcctctgaaacccgccgaaaatgctctgaaactccctggaatcaCCCTAAAGCCCCCTCGGACTCCGTAAAactagtgttggtaaaaactcaaattctcaaatcctATAAGagcatggttgagttgtttcacgcgcgattcctGACTCGCCAAACTAACCGTCGAAAAATTCATGCATAAGCTGACTCGCGATTTTACCCATTGCTTAATATGTTGGTTTTCATATTATTTACAACGAAGTTTTTTGGATTGTATGAAAAAGCCTGCATACACACtgaacgctttcagcaatattttactaaattttgccgagctgaagggtccagcaaaatttcagcatgatgctgaataacatttggataattttcaggcacaactttggagaaattttaaagcaTAGTGCTGTGTACCAGCTGAATTGTTAGTTGTTAAAAGCGTTTTACAATATGTAGTAATGCTGTTATTCAACTTGAACAAAAACgattaaaaattaattaaatgcaaattttttcaattttaacgAGAGTTGATTGATAGgcacttacaggggatggccaaaatgtttgggataggcaactttttttctcccacaaaaaaatcaacaagctgtaacttttcatagagtgcatcaaaaaatttcaaattttgactgtttgtcaacctattatatgtgcaccattggtacaaatttgggctcgattgattaatttttcgcgaagttataaccgttctggcaaaacactattatttagacaactaatttttgaactgtcatatttcggaaaccagtgaaccgaatcgaatgaatttttcaacgtttatcaacaatatattgatacttaatacgacgttataaaatgtaatatttcctAACGgctaattaagttataccggcttgaaatttttacccatatagaggaaaataggtcaaatttacaataccacacaaaaattactaaatgtgttcttccttcaatctaaataggctctaatatatctgattaaagataacttaaaAACAGAAGTGGaatatctttggatatcaacactaaaatttattgacattgatgtaaaaaaattacattttttcgagaaaaatccaaaaagtgtcaatctatgacaacttttttcaacgtttaaaaagtacttatgttttaatagtttgtgaagcattaacatattgttagtgtacgttcaaaatttaattcaattcggttcactggtttccgagatatgacagctcaaaaatgagttgtctaaaaaatagtgtttcacccgaatggttccaactttgcgaaacattaatcaatcgagcccaaatttgtaccgatgatgcacatataataggttgacaaacagtcaaaatttgagattttttgatgcactatatgaaaagttatagcatgttgaacttttttgttagagaaaaaaaagttgcctatcccaaaccttttggccatcccctgtatgctaTGAACAATTAtaatgaaataataactacacataaatttacctaaatcaagatacGCATTCGGGACCCATCGATTgctagccgcatgccttcctatctgcaccatcctagagatgatgaatgaagcactcaaatcaaaacataaacttcctgtGGTTTATTAATGATCACACTTCGACtattattcagcagtggtgaattgacACAGAACATTATGGTTAAGAATTGAACAAcaaattaattcagctgttgttcagtaaaaccacatgtactctgagtcgaagtatgatgaaacgaaagcgtttatttgacttgtgaaaaatacattatacagatacatgtgctaatttttacatgaacttaacaagaagcagaataaagtcttgttaaactatgttgtaaaggaaataCTGCGAGTCTAATAGAAATCTTATTTAACacatgaaaagtgttttaaattatcattgttaataccaatacgaaaagttgaacattggctactttttcaatttaaataGCATTTGtatagtaatgtgtacagcatatatttagttcagctataattactgttGTAAAGCAACAAATCAGCATGCaggcttgtttgcggctggtgattgttagttgggaacaaACCCCCCACATTTTATGGGCCCCCACAATAACCTTTTTTGGTTAATAACATTAGCTTTATCGCTCAAGtattgttcgaaaataaggaaaaacattcttAGTCATTTCTCCGAGGGggctccacatccgctcgggccccgggcccccacaatccttaatccgggcctgactgtAGCTGATACCAGTTGTTACCCTCATGGgtgggttttgttgtccagacacGTTTCTCTGACGCGCGTGTGGACAACAATACGTCTTTTAGGAGTTacaaggtgtttcaggggcgtttcaaggcatttcagagcgtTGCCGGAACGTTTAAGGGCGTTCTTAGAGGTTTTAGAAACGCTTAATAGTATTTCAGAGGAGTTTCCGGAGCATGCCCCTGAATCCCTTTGAAGCGCATTTAAAACTTCAAAAggattcaggggcatttcgaggCATTTTCGTTCAGGATCAGTGGATGGGAAATGCTCAATAGTAGGTATCTGATCAACCTGGAACCATAAAAAAGTGTTGACTAGGAAGCTGTGATTTCGGAGCGGGAACACGCATCTTGTGGGGCCATGGTATCCTCACTTCAACAATGCGGGTATAAATATGGTATGACATGCTCCCAAAAAATCGAATTTTCCGAAAACAGGGTGATCAGATCGAATACTTTCTCGAGAGATAATGAGCTTCTGaattgaaattgcaaaaaaaatagaaaatcgaTTTATTGACGAAGATATGATaacttcaatttcgtgggtacccgggtaccctgccggaatTCCacgtattaaaaaaaatgcagcaGCCCCTGCCCCTGCCCctcctcctcactttaaaattcggtcaacccctaAGTATTCACGAGTTCTTTGATCTAGCAGAGTTTCAATTTCTTAGTCACAATAACCATTGTAACAACATATTGCGAAACTCTTGCatccatttctttttttttcatttttcattctatttcattcatcattcacatcGCTTCAaacgtttcttcagagattcttccacaaggattcagtgatgcttcCAGGAGATccataagggattcctctagaaaattcttcagagttttcttcagaagtttcttcagggattagttTCTGCGGatattcttgtaggattccttcgaagattcctcccaaaattccttaaaagattgcaatcagggattcctccagaagtttctttggggatcTTTTCAGCCTTCAGAGgtgactccaggagttccttcagggaactctccagaatttcctgcagagattctaatgggagaattcagagattccccggaagtttcttcagggattgctaaagAATTTCATTCTGGAATTAGTCCAGCAGTTCTTTCAAGACTCGTCCAGAAGTTCCATTAGAGAATCTTTCTGGTGTTCTTCCAGGGACGGCTCCTGCAGTTTTTTCTAGGAGTATTCAGGAATGCTCCAAAgtgttacatcagagatttctccaggaaaaagaattacaggagttcctacaggaaaaaGAATTACAGGAGTTCAGGGAGGGATTCTACAATAATTCAAACCAATGTTCTGTCCGACAACAACTCAGCACCGCGAGACTCGGACGTAGTCACAGGGTCGGTGCGCTTTCGAGCAACCGGAGGGGCTTGGCGGACTAGAAAAGGGCGCTCAAAATTTACGGTAAATTCAGTTATCTGTTGTTCTGTAATTTGTCCTTGGCACTTACCTTGGTTGACTGCAAACCTACGAATACTCGCGGCGGGACCTTTGTTCCAGCGATGGCTAACAGGACTGGATGTCATCCTGTGGCAAGATGGCGGATCAGCTTCCGTTGACCTGCGACCTCTGAAAAGTACAATGTCGCTTGGAGTCAGTCGACGACGGCAAGGCCGCCCTCTGTTGGACCGGGAGGGGATTCTCCTTGGGATTTGGGACCTTTGCCCGAGAGCAATGTCCTCCTTGGTGGTTATGGTCGGAAGCCAGAAGAACATTGTGGTAACCCTTTACTGTTAGATTTGGGAACCTTACAGTAGAAACCCAAATCGTTGCTTGCAATGTGTTACTTATAGATAGCGTAGCACACTTGCTACCAGAAAAAAAGATCTCTGCAAGCTTGGCAGAGCAACGGCTTGTCGTGTGAGGCCGGGTTCTACAACAACCTATTTACTTGGCTAGCGCGATCTGGAACACCTCtctggtctcaaggtcggctggTGTGAAAGCTAGGCGAATAATCAGACCTCGGATATGTTGAGGTGTAATAAAGGAAACTAGTGTGGTACACTTCGGGGACTTCGAGGACGTAAATAGCGTAGTATCGAACCAGGTAGGCGCACCGGTAGATGGCCGCCGGAATCACGGCTTCGCAGAATCGTCCACGGCTCTCGGTACGTTCAGAGCCATAGACCACCGAGTTATGAAGAAGTTAAATCACTTCCTTCTTCTCTGCGCTCCAGGGATGGATCGGTAAGGACTCTTAGCCCTCCAATGTCACGATGAGTCGACCTGACTTAACCTCCATTTCGGGTCCTATGCACAAAAAAATCACTTTTAGGTCTAATCTTCAATCTGAAAACTCCCTTTTCCATGCCTGATTCGGTTTACTCCAACTCTACAACACTCCAATTTTTTACTCCCATATCTTCTTAGCTTTTCTTCCAAAAAACTTCAATTTTGCTTTCCGTTAGATAACTTCTTCCTGGAATGAGGTCTTCGTACAAAATGGACGATCCTATTCTTTTTACGGTAGTTAATCCCTCTACCGTCCGATAGCCTCTCTCTGTCCCTTTCTATCTTTTCTTCTTTCCAAATCCACTGAACTCTAACTGTTCTACCGTTCAACATAAAACTTGTAGTGTATTGTGGGTATCAAGTGTACTGAATCTAGGGGTGTGTAGGGCATTTATATAACTTGAATATTTATATACACGGAAACACAATCATATTACGTTTTATCAGATACATACGATATACACAAATTAACACAGAAACAATAGACTAATTGTTGCAAACGGTAACAACTGGCGGTACTCGGATATACCAATCGGAAGTCTGGTCTTTAAAGAAACCAGAAAAGGTTCTATTGTAGCACTTTTCAGGGTTAGTTATAATCCATCAGGATTTTCGAGGGCTTAGTTACCCCAATGCTGGTTAACTCTGACACACCTCTCTTCTGGCACAATCAATTGTTTCAAACTTCAAACACTCAACAATTACTCAAGCACATTCGATCTATACGCTCGTCTGTTTCTAAGTGGACGATGGCCGCCCCCAGAAACTCCTTTAAACCCTTCAGCCATCTTTTAGTTCCGTGACGTCATCATCCTGTGACTCTATTCACGCTATGTTTAGCTATAGATCATTATTGTAGCCCAGTAGGTTTCTAATCGTTGAAGTACACTGtaatgcataattgatcggagaaacgcggattttcatacaaaatggccaagtttgagatgctgtaactatggtttgctttgacggattgagctcaatttctgATACGGAActaatattgcgcattgcgctgttaaaagtgcgacgaggaagtgcggaatctcaaataaaagtgcgatttggtgtcagatcgtttcggtgtcttcaccgcacttattcattagctcatgatgaataagtgcggtgaagacaccggaatgatttgatgcaatatcgcacttttatttaagattccgcacactgtcgcagtccagttagcaatgcaataaactataatatgctgaattttatgtATACGAAGTACGAAATGTTtgcgttcacaggtttgggcgtgacaaggtgttcaaaatgtgcaaaagtgatcggacagcggcacgcg includes:
- the LOC109424788 gene encoding zinc finger protein 583, producing the protein MPCVVPTCGTSEGSFMLFPRDGTLSERWFEAIQIGCGILMELDEDRDLSQTEICLWHFGTDEASLDDEEDDHRYREPKLFANGTGEKVEITSCRLCLHFFPRSYVLSADGNLAGSDLKSTIYETLTIAIGEGDFLQHVCIECLARLELLVSIQREFSQSEVEFQELLKSARECSFDVHSMVKLEHPSVDALIEEERAESTPEPEYDVVEEIIDDGQTAEKATVRVTITERKKTGPAVVKVRKKRKQVNLNLVTIMKKKCYICSVIFKDANELSLHLTEMHSGKDGYHCEECSLDFPLLPAYNRHLSRHDKSERPHKCNFCPIRFKSTIQLKAHENRLHDTNHDVNYLPEQPTRIECETCGKVFSYKHKLKMHIRMVHMGGKQPSCNICHKTFTATSSLERHMLLHTNEKPHVCPNCGISFRRALLLRHHMQMEHEGRNPHVCSECQEQFKNYHQLYIHKQVVHLKKPFGGGTKQRKYHLDCKLCKSSHAKTSDLERHIKSDHPGETYPYPQCTDCPRTFLSKTHLDHHKAIHTDKYACQECGKRNTSIQTLQTHMENAHSDVRRYDCPVCINKSYKTAVSLRQHMATHSHGKKHVCEYCQKGFVRKDHMLIHRRIHTGEKPFQCTNCLKRFNDDASFCRHRKRCLEPMAKADEDNVDDLLNFDF